In Tamandua tetradactyla isolate mTamTet1 chromosome 7, mTamTet1.pri, whole genome shotgun sequence, the following are encoded in one genomic region:
- the ART4 gene encoding ecto-ADP-ribosyltransferase 4 isoform X1, with the protein MGLQGQRRSSFNTNRCRPMINSFRKVLLPTTAVPAKRTWLRGGQLPLLLLLCGLQRPAASSEVGIKIDFDLAPASFDDQYQGCSKQVMEELSQGDYFTKEIEAHGNYFRAWKKAYITWLNQASALSKNMTTPQAVAILVYTLDNSMRSDFTKAMASAGRSPQQYKHSFQFKYLHYYLTSAIQLLRKEILMKNHTPCYEVHHWATGGNSEAYAGATIRFGQFLSTSLLREEIPKLENQTLFTIFTCLGVPVQDFSLKKEVLVPPYELFEVVNTSSHPRGNWLQLRSTGNLSTYNCQLLKGNVQFWWRERGLFYLIPKDLDTGIHRMKEIEEFRKLSNAEIAFKQDRQRDPAETSKSL; encoded by the exons ATGGGACTGCAAGGGCAAAGGAGAAGCTCTTTTAACACAAACAGATGCCGTCCAATGATCAACAGCTTCAGGAAGGTTCTTCTCCCGACTACTGCAGTTCCTGCGAAGAGAACCTGGCTCCGAGGAGGGCAGCTGCCACTCCTCCTTCTGCTCTGTGGCCTGCAGAGACCCGCGGCGAGCTCTGAG gtTGGAATTAAAATCGACTTTGACTTGGCCCCAGCTTCCTTCGATGATCAGTATCAAGGCTGCAGTAAACAGGTCATGGAGGAGCTAAGCCAAGGGGAttatttcacaaaagaaatagaagcccATGGGAATTACTTCAGGGCCTGGAAGAAAGCCTACATCACCTGGCTGAACCAAGCAAGCGCTCTCTCCAAGAACATGACTACTCCACAGGCTGTGGCCATCCTGGTTTATACGTTGGACAACAGTATGCGCTCTGACTTCACTAAAGCCATGGCCAGTGCTGGCAGGTCTCCACAGCAGTATAAGCATTCATTCCAGTTCAAATATCTACACTACTACCTGACCTCAGCTATCCAGCTGCTGAGGAAGGAGATCCTCATGAAGAATCACACTCCCTGCTATGAGGTGCACCACTGGGCAACAGGTGGCAACTCCGAAGCCTACGCAGGTGCCACCATTCGATTTGGCCAATTCCTTTCCACCTCCCTCCTTAGGGAAGAAATACCGAAGCTTGAGAACCAAACACTATTTACCATATTCACCTGTCTGGGTGTACCTGTGCAAGATTTTTCCCTCAAGAAGGAGGTCCTAGTTCCCCCCTATGAGTTGTTTGAAGTAGTAAATACAAGCTCCCACCCAAGAGGAAATTGGTTGCAATTGCGGTCAACTGGGAATCTAAGCACGTATAATTGCCAGCTCCTAaaag GTAATGTACAATTTTGGTGGAGAGAAAGGGGATTGTTTTATCTGATTCCTAAAGATCTTGACACTGGTATACACAGAATGAAG GAAATAGAAGAATTCAGAAAACTAAGCAATGCAGAGATTGCCTTTAAACAAGACAGGCAGAGGGACCCAGCAGAGACTAGCAAAAGCCTGTAA
- the C7H12orf60 gene encoding uncharacterized protein C12orf60 homolog → MSSESQKDKERLAQAAKTFFSCVQDLASFTNTFIELFNSYMSTHILLIAAREDSNVKDFFEHMLKVVKEMKSVVDAKHAEMQKEPLYSKIAMTVFSMIEKGTDLKALHQSAKEVFTNSQEPVIISVLNSSHILGSLETSLSLLMKCPIMNLQLSDFYRKDTKEQSDATTSEESMSPGPSENSVTNTLKKLEDVLKTENAKNPIRSAADRLEQIVKTLGPDLEVLQKVTQTIKTNDSMVKKDSDK, encoded by the coding sequence ATGTCTTCAGAGTCACAGAAGGATAAAGAGAGGCTGGCTCAAGCTGCCAAAACATTCTTTTCTTGTGTGCAAGATCTTGCTTCCTTTACAAACACGTTTATTGAATTGTTTAACTCCTATATGAGTACTCATATCCTCTTGATTGCTGCAAGAGAAGATAGTAATGTTAAGGATTTCTTTGAACACATGCTCAAAGTTGTTAAGGAGATGAAATCTGTAGTGGATGCAAAGCATGCAGAAATGCAAAAGGAGCCTTTATATTCCAAAATTGCaatgactgtgttctccatgatTGAGAAGGGTACTGATTTAAAGGCATTGCACCAGTCAGCCAAAGAGGTGTTCACAAATAGCCAGGAGCCGGTCATCATCTCTGTGCTGAATAGCAGTCACATCCTTGGAAGTTTGGAAACTTCCCTTTCACTCTTGATGAAATGCCCCATCATGAATCTTCAACTGAGTGACTTCTATAGGAAAGACACCAAAGAGCAATCAGATGCCACCACATCTGAGGAAAGCATGAGTCCAGGCCCTTCTGAAAACTCTGTAACAAACACCTTGAAAAAGTTAGAGGATGTGCTAAAAACGGAGAATGCGAAGAATCCCATAAGGTCTGCTGCAGATCGGTTGGAGCAAATTGTCAAGACTTTGGGACCAGACTTAGAGGTCCTCCAAAAAGTCACACAGACCATTAAGACCAATGATTCCATGGTTAAGAAAGATAGCGACAAGTAA
- the SMCO3 gene encoding single-pass membrane and coiled-coil domain-containing protein 3: MAQSDFLYPENPRRRQEVNRLHQQLLDCLSDSFHATNKLIGVLNKHLGCKLASIEMKRDGTIKENCDIIIQAMTKIQKELQKVDEALKDKLEPNLYRKLQDIKERETEKIAIVQKVISVILGEATSAASALAVKLVGSSVTTGIINKLVTVLAQIGASLLGSIGVTVLGLGIDMIFRAILGAVEKTQLQTAIRSYEKHLVEFKSASEKYHHIITEVTNTVEHQIK; this comes from the coding sequence ATGGCTCAGAGTGATTTTCTCTATCCAGAGAACCCAAGGAGGCGGCAGGAAGTAAATCGTCTTCACCAGCAGCTTCTTGACTGCTTATCTGACAGCTTCCATGCAACCAATAAACTTATTGGGGTTCTAAATAAGCACTTGGGATGCAAGTTGGCCTCCATTGAGATGAAAAGAGATGGAACCATCAAAGAAAACTGTGATATCATCATACAAGCCATGACAAAAATTCAAAAGGAATTGCAAAAGGTTGACGAAGCACTAAAAGATAAATTAGAGCCAAACCTTTACAGAAAACTTCAAGACATTAAGGAAAGGGAGACAGAGAAAATTGCCATAGTGCAAAAGGTTATTTCAGTCATCCTGGGAGAAGCCACTTCTGCAGCCAGTGCACTGGCTGTTAAACTCGTGGGCTCCAGTGTCACAACGGGCATAATTAACAAGCTGGTCACTGTGCTAGCTCAAATTGGTGCCTCTCTCCTTGGCAGTATTGGAGTTACTGTTCTTGGCCTTGGCATAGACATGATCTTCCGTGCCATCCTGGGGGCAGTGgagaaaacacagcttcaaaCAGCCATCAGAAGTTATGAGAAGCATTTGGTGGAGTTCAAGTCAGCCTCCGAAAAATATCATCATATTATTACTGAGGTCACCAACACAGTGGAacaccaaataaaataa
- the ART4 gene encoding ecto-ADP-ribosyltransferase 4 isoform X3, whose amino-acid sequence MGLQGQRRSSFNTNRCRPMINSFRKVLLPTTAVPAKRTWLRGGQLPLLLLLCGLQRPAASSEVGIKIDFDLAPASFDDQYQGCSKQVMEELSQGDYFTKEIEAHGNYFRAWKKAYITWLNQASALSKNMTTPQAVAILVYTLDNSMRSDFTKAMASAGRSPQQYKHSFQFKYLHYYLTSAIQLLRKEILMKNHTPCYEVHHWATGGNSEAYAGATIRFGQFLSTSLLREEIPKLENQTLFTIFTCLGVPVQDFSLKKEVLVPPYELFEVVNTSSHPRGNWLQLRSTGNLSTYNCQLLKVSEFLSEEYRGIL is encoded by the exons ATGGGACTGCAAGGGCAAAGGAGAAGCTCTTTTAACACAAACAGATGCCGTCCAATGATCAACAGCTTCAGGAAGGTTCTTCTCCCGACTACTGCAGTTCCTGCGAAGAGAACCTGGCTCCGAGGAGGGCAGCTGCCACTCCTCCTTCTGCTCTGTGGCCTGCAGAGACCCGCGGCGAGCTCTGAG gtTGGAATTAAAATCGACTTTGACTTGGCCCCAGCTTCCTTCGATGATCAGTATCAAGGCTGCAGTAAACAGGTCATGGAGGAGCTAAGCCAAGGGGAttatttcacaaaagaaatagaagcccATGGGAATTACTTCAGGGCCTGGAAGAAAGCCTACATCACCTGGCTGAACCAAGCAAGCGCTCTCTCCAAGAACATGACTACTCCACAGGCTGTGGCCATCCTGGTTTATACGTTGGACAACAGTATGCGCTCTGACTTCACTAAAGCCATGGCCAGTGCTGGCAGGTCTCCACAGCAGTATAAGCATTCATTCCAGTTCAAATATCTACACTACTACCTGACCTCAGCTATCCAGCTGCTGAGGAAGGAGATCCTCATGAAGAATCACACTCCCTGCTATGAGGTGCACCACTGGGCAACAGGTGGCAACTCCGAAGCCTACGCAGGTGCCACCATTCGATTTGGCCAATTCCTTTCCACCTCCCTCCTTAGGGAAGAAATACCGAAGCTTGAGAACCAAACACTATTTACCATATTCACCTGTCTGGGTGTACCTGTGCAAGATTTTTCCCTCAAGAAGGAGGTCCTAGTTCCCCCCTATGAGTTGTTTGAAGTAGTAAATACAAGCTCCCACCCAAGAGGAAATTGGTTGCAATTGCGGTCAACTGGGAATCTAAGCACGTATAATTGCCAGCTCCTAaaag TGTCAGAATTTCTTTCAGAAGAATATAGAGGAATCCTGTGA
- the ART4 gene encoding ecto-ADP-ribosyltransferase 4 isoform X2, translated as MGLQGQRRSSFNTNRCRPMINSFRKVLLPTTAVPAKRTWLRGGQLPLLLLLCGLQRPAASSEVGIKIDFDLAPASFDDQYQGCSKQVMEELSQGDYFTKEIEAHGNYFRAWKKAYITWLNQASALSKNMTTPQAVAILVYTLDNSMRSDFTKAMASAGRSPQQYKHSFQFKYLHYYLTSAIQLLRKEILMKNHTPCYEVHHWATGGNSEAYAGATIRFGQFLSTSLLREEIPKLENQTLFTIFTCLGVPVQDFSLKKEVLVPPYELFEVVNTSSHPRGNWLQLRSTGNLSTYNCQLLKASSKKCTPTPLVIASLFFLTSVRISFRRI; from the exons ATGGGACTGCAAGGGCAAAGGAGAAGCTCTTTTAACACAAACAGATGCCGTCCAATGATCAACAGCTTCAGGAAGGTTCTTCTCCCGACTACTGCAGTTCCTGCGAAGAGAACCTGGCTCCGAGGAGGGCAGCTGCCACTCCTCCTTCTGCTCTGTGGCCTGCAGAGACCCGCGGCGAGCTCTGAG gtTGGAATTAAAATCGACTTTGACTTGGCCCCAGCTTCCTTCGATGATCAGTATCAAGGCTGCAGTAAACAGGTCATGGAGGAGCTAAGCCAAGGGGAttatttcacaaaagaaatagaagcccATGGGAATTACTTCAGGGCCTGGAAGAAAGCCTACATCACCTGGCTGAACCAAGCAAGCGCTCTCTCCAAGAACATGACTACTCCACAGGCTGTGGCCATCCTGGTTTATACGTTGGACAACAGTATGCGCTCTGACTTCACTAAAGCCATGGCCAGTGCTGGCAGGTCTCCACAGCAGTATAAGCATTCATTCCAGTTCAAATATCTACACTACTACCTGACCTCAGCTATCCAGCTGCTGAGGAAGGAGATCCTCATGAAGAATCACACTCCCTGCTATGAGGTGCACCACTGGGCAACAGGTGGCAACTCCGAAGCCTACGCAGGTGCCACCATTCGATTTGGCCAATTCCTTTCCACCTCCCTCCTTAGGGAAGAAATACCGAAGCTTGAGAACCAAACACTATTTACCATATTCACCTGTCTGGGTGTACCTGTGCAAGATTTTTCCCTCAAGAAGGAGGTCCTAGTTCCCCCCTATGAGTTGTTTGAAGTAGTAAATACAAGCTCCCACCCAAGAGGAAATTGGTTGCAATTGCGGTCAACTGGGAATCTAAGCACGTATAATTGCCAGCTCCTAaaag CTTCCAGCAAGAAGTGCACCCCTACTCCTTTAGTTAttgcttctctcttctttttgacCAGTGTCAGAATTTCTTTCAGAAGAATATAG